The genomic segment CCGACGTCACCGTGCGCGAGAAGGGCGTGATGGAAAAATGCACGTTCTGCGTGCAGCGCATCCTCGAGGGCAAGGGTGAAGCCAAGCAGATGGGACGCGACCTGCGCGACGAAGACATTCAGACCGCCTGTCAGCAGACTTGTCCCACGCAGGCTATCACCTTCGGCAACGTGAACAATCCCGGCAGTCAGGTTTCGGAAAACCTGCGCGATGAGCGAAGCTATCACGTTCTGGAAATGCTGAACACGGTTCCGTCGGTGACCTACTGGACGAAACTACGCAATCGCCCGCCACGCGACGACGGCGATCATCATGACGGAGAGGAACACCACGCATGACCGTGCGCAGCGAAGCTCTCCCGGCGGTCGCGACGTCCGTATTCCCGCCCGACGATGCACTGAGCAAAGACTTGCGGCTGCACGACGTCACCCGCGAAGTCTGCGCGCCGATGGAGCGTTTTCCCAGCGCGGCGTGGTGGGCGGCGTTTCTGGTGGCCAACTCGATGCTGGCCGTGGGAGTCTATACCGTTTACATGCTCTTGGTGCGCGGGCAGGGAATTTTCGGACTGCAGATTCCCGTCGGTTGGGCGTTCGACATCACCAATTTCGTCTTCTGGGTGGGAATCGGACACGCCGGAACGCTCATTTCGGCGATTCTCTTCCTGTTGCGGCAAAAATGGCGGACGGCGGTGAACCGCTCGGCGGAGGCGATGACGATTTTCGCGGTGATGACAGCGGGGATATTTCCGCTCCTGCACACCGGGCGGCAGTGGCTCGCGTTCTATTTGTTTCCTTACCCCAATCATCGCCTCCTGTGGGTGAACTTCCGTTCGCCGCTTCTCTGGGACGTGTTCGCCGTCTCGACCTATCTGACGATTTCGCTTCTTTTTTGGTATACGGGACTGGTTCCCGACTTCGCCACCATCCGCGACCGCGCGAAATCGCTCTTCCGCAAGAAGATATTCGGCCTATTGTCGCTCGGGTGGACAGGCTCGGCACGGAACTGGAGTCACTACGAGAAAGCCTACTTGCTGTTCGCGGGCTGCGCCACAGCATTGGTTCTTTCCGTTCACACCGTCGTTTCCTACGATTTCGCTTCCTCCATTTTGCCCGGCTGGCACACCACGCTGTTCCCGCCCTATTTCGTGGCCGGGGCGATATTTTCGGGATTTGCGATGGTGGTGACGCTGCTGGTGATTCTGCGGAAGGTGTTTCACATGGAACATCTCATCACCATGCGCCACCTCGAACTGATGAACAAGATCATTCTGGTCACGGGATTAAT from the bacterium genome contains:
- the nrfD gene encoding polysulfide reductase NrfD, translating into MTVRSEALPAVATSVFPPDDALSKDLRLHDVTREVCAPMERFPSAAWWAAFLVANSMLAVGVYTVYMLLVRGQGIFGLQIPVGWAFDITNFVFWVGIGHAGTLISAILFLLRQKWRTAVNRSAEAMTIFAVMTAGIFPLLHTGRQWLAFYLFPYPNHRLLWVNFRSPLLWDVFAVSTYLTISLLFWYTGLVPDFATIRDRAKSLFRKKIFGLLSLGWTGSARNWSHYEKAYLLFAGCATALVLSVHTVVSYDFASSILPGWHTTLFPPYFVAGAIFSGFAMVVTLLVILRKVFHMEHLITMRHLELMNKIILVTGLMVGFSYCTEFFVAWYSENPFEQYVFLNRAFGPFAWAFWIMFVCNAVVPQLFFFKRARTSIPVMFAVSILVNIGMWFERFNIIVTSLHRDFLPSSWDTFKPTIYDFGWTIGAFGLFFTLFLLFVRFFPVIAMAEMKSSLPNPVGRTMRDAESRMRDEG